A single genomic interval of Helianthus annuus cultivar XRQ/B chromosome 6, HanXRQr2.0-SUNRISE, whole genome shotgun sequence harbors:
- the LOC110865689 gene encoding uncharacterized protein LOC110865689 isoform X1 gives MATQVVNGGREIGNQKDDASSSPFLSLNHVSYVCRSVPTSVKFYTDVLGFVLIRRPSSFDFEGAWLFNHGIGIHLLEMETTPAKTGVINPKDNHISFQCTDMDLIILKLEKMGIKYVTALVKEGGVEVNQLFFHDPDGYMIEICNCHVLPVLPITSCPTKKHKPLPQINHPKSSHDETSYSCGEDEVWMMDNLLIDMMGISF, from the exons ATGGCGACACAGGTTGTTAATGGCGGACGAGAGATCGGGAACCAGAAGGACGACGCATCATCTTCACCGTTCTTATCTCTGAATCACGTCTCCTATGTCTGCAGATCTGTTCCTACATCTGTCAAATTCTACACCGATGTTCTCGGTTTTGTTCTCATCAGACGTCCTTCTTCTTTCGATTTCGAAGGAGCTTG gCTGTTCAACCATGGGATTGGAATTCATTTGTTAGAAATGGAGACAACTCCAGCAAAAACAGGAGTAATCAATCCAAAAGACAACCACATTTCCTTTCAATGCACGGATATGGATCTCATAATCCTTAAACTGGAGAAAATGGGGATCAAGTATGTTACCGCGCTCGTCAAAGAAGGcggtgtggaggtaaaccagCTCTTCTTTCACGATCCCGATGGTTACATGATCGAGATCTGCAACTGTCATGTTCTTCCCGTTCTTCCCATCACCTCATGCCCCACCAAGAAGCACAAACCCCTTCCACAAATTAACCACCCTAAATCTTCCCACG ATGAGACTAGTTACTCTTGTGGGGAAGATGAGGTCTGGATGATGGACAATTTGTTAATAGACATGATGGGTATATCCTTCTAA
- the LOC110865689 gene encoding uncharacterized protein LOC110865689 isoform X2, whose product MSSSYVHESTHGRRRLTFWLFNHGIGIHLLEMETTPAKTGVINPKDNHISFQCTDMDLIILKLEKMGIKYVTALVKEGGVEVNQLFFHDPDGYMIEICNCHVLPVLPITSCPTKKHKPLPQINHPKSSHDETSYSCGEDEVWMMDNLLIDMMGISF is encoded by the exons ATGTCATCCTCCTACGTTC ATGAGTCCACCCATGGACGCAGGAGGCTAACATTTTG gCTGTTCAACCATGGGATTGGAATTCATTTGTTAGAAATGGAGACAACTCCAGCAAAAACAGGAGTAATCAATCCAAAAGACAACCACATTTCCTTTCAATGCACGGATATGGATCTCATAATCCTTAAACTGGAGAAAATGGGGATCAAGTATGTTACCGCGCTCGTCAAAGAAGGcggtgtggaggtaaaccagCTCTTCTTTCACGATCCCGATGGTTACATGATCGAGATCTGCAACTGTCATGTTCTTCCCGTTCTTCCCATCACCTCATGCCCCACCAAGAAGCACAAACCCCTTCCACAAATTAACCACCCTAAATCTTCCCACG ATGAGACTAGTTACTCTTGTGGGGAAGATGAGGTCTGGATGATGGACAATTTGTTAATAGACATGATGGGTATATCCTTCTAA